One Fontisphaera persica DNA window includes the following coding sequences:
- a CDS encoding MFS transporter: MPSDRNAQTTVPPASGATPSAGAWRVVVLLVPVALLNYMDRQMLAAMKFSVMADIPDIQLEANWGKILALFKWTYALMSPIGGYLADRFSRRHVIVFSLAAWSAITWATGQVQTYGELMATRAIMGISEAFYIPAALALIADYHAGPTRSRAVGLHQLGIYLGVIIGGFSGYAADHPSLGWRWLFDVCGVLGVVYAAPLFWALRNAPPRADVAAASGAPPGRALRELFGNLGFILLVLYFTLPAMAAWIVRDWMPAVLKAEFGIGQGKAGVSATLYWMVACIFGALAGGWLADRWSRRDVRGRIYTSAIGTVCVAVAMFGVGYSPQTGRLWVAVSFLVLFGWGWGFFDANNMPILCQVTRPHLRATGYGLMNMVSISCGGLADWFFGILRDQRVPLLAIFGIFSVVALLSVSLVLLIQPRQRDDPPAMTGP; this comes from the coding sequence ATGCCCTCAGACCGTAACGCTCAGACGACCGTTCCTCCTGCCTCTGGAGCCACGCCGAGCGCCGGTGCGTGGCGCGTGGTAGTGCTGCTGGTGCCCGTGGCATTGTTGAATTACATGGACCGGCAGATGCTGGCGGCCATGAAGTTTTCGGTCATGGCCGACATTCCGGACATTCAACTGGAAGCCAACTGGGGCAAGATTCTGGCCTTGTTCAAATGGACTTATGCGCTGATGAGCCCGATTGGGGGCTACCTGGCCGACCGTTTCAGTCGGCGGCATGTCATTGTTTTTAGTCTGGCGGCGTGGTCGGCCATCACGTGGGCGACGGGCCAGGTGCAGACTTACGGTGAACTCATGGCTACGCGCGCCATCATGGGCATCAGCGAGGCGTTTTACATTCCGGCGGCTCTGGCATTGATTGCGGATTATCATGCGGGACCAACCCGCTCGCGGGCGGTGGGACTGCATCAATTGGGCATCTACCTGGGGGTTATCATCGGGGGATTCAGCGGTTATGCTGCGGATCATCCCTCACTGGGCTGGCGCTGGCTGTTTGATGTGTGTGGTGTCCTGGGCGTGGTTTATGCGGCGCCCTTGTTTTGGGCGTTGCGCAACGCCCCGCCTCGCGCGGATGTGGCCGCGGCCTCCGGCGCACCGCCTGGCCGGGCTTTGCGGGAGCTGTTCGGCAACCTCGGTTTCATCCTGCTCGTGCTTTACTTCACCCTGCCGGCCATGGCGGCATGGATTGTGCGCGATTGGATGCCGGCCGTGTTGAAGGCCGAGTTTGGGATTGGACAAGGCAAGGCGGGGGTGTCGGCAACTCTCTACTGGATGGTGGCCTGTATTTTTGGTGCGCTGGCCGGCGGCTGGCTGGCGGACCGATGGAGCCGGCGTGATGTCCGAGGGCGGATTTATACCAGCGCCATCGGCACAGTCTGCGTGGCTGTGGCGATGTTTGGTGTGGGATATTCGCCGCAAACGGGCAGGCTGTGGGTGGCGGTCAGTTTTCTGGTTTTATTTGGGTGGGGCTGGGGATTTTTTGACGCCAACAACATGCCCATTCTATGCCAGGTGACGCGCCCTCACTTGCGCGCCACCGGTTATGGGTTGATGAACATGGTCAGCATCAGTTGTGGTGGGCTGGCCGATTGGTTTTTTGGCATCCTGCGTGACCAGCGGGTGCCTTTGCTCGCCATTTTTGGGATTTTTTCGGTGGTGGCCTTGTTGTCCGTCAGCCTTGTGCTACTCATTCAGCCCCGGCAGCGGGATGACCCGCCCGCGATGACCGGCCCTTGA
- a CDS encoding dihydrodipicolinate synthase family protein produces the protein MKPHHPLHGIVAAPHTPFLPDGTLHLAAVERQAEHLLRQDVCRVFIGGTTGEWASLTMPERLALTERWLSVTQGMEMKVVVHVGANALEDARTLAASAQRHGAIAMGALAPSYYKPATVADLVDWCAGVASAAPETPFYYYDIPGFTGVHLSMPDFVEQAAERIPNFAGLKYTGSDLMAYQHCLRAAGGTLDVAWGRDEWLLAALALGARGAVGSTYNFAAPLYHRLMGAFARGNWDAARMEQYRAVQLIELLARYGFLPASKAVMAMVGVEVGPTRPPLRWLSETERQSLHRELERLGFWEWLGKTA, from the coding sequence ATGAAACCACATCATCCCTTGCACGGCATTGTGGCCGCGCCACACACGCCATTTCTGCCTGACGGCACGCTGCATCTGGCCGCAGTCGAACGGCAGGCAGAGCACTTGTTGAGACAGGATGTGTGCCGGGTGTTCATTGGCGGCACCACGGGCGAATGGGCTTCGCTGACTATGCCTGAACGGCTGGCGTTGACCGAACGCTGGCTTTCGGTAACGCAGGGGATGGAAATGAAAGTTGTTGTGCACGTGGGAGCCAATGCTTTGGAGGATGCCCGCACGCTGGCGGCCAGCGCCCAACGTCACGGTGCTATTGCCATGGGCGCCCTGGCGCCCAGTTATTACAAGCCGGCCACGGTGGCGGATTTGGTGGATTGGTGTGCAGGGGTGGCTTCGGCGGCACCCGAGACGCCCTTCTATTACTACGACATCCCGGGCTTTACCGGGGTCCACCTATCCATGCCGGATTTTGTGGAGCAGGCAGCGGAGCGCATCCCCAATTTTGCCGGGTTAAAATACACGGGCAGCGATTTGATGGCTTATCAGCATTGCCTGCGCGCAGCAGGCGGAACCTTGGATGTGGCTTGGGGGCGGGATGAATGGCTGCTGGCGGCCCTGGCGCTGGGGGCCAGGGGAGCGGTGGGCAGCACTTATAATTTTGCCGCGCCTTTATACCACCGGCTTATGGGGGCATTTGCACGCGGGAATTGGGATGCCGCTCGCATGGAGCAATACCGCGCGGTGCAGCTCATTGAATTATTGGCCCGTTACGGGTTTTTACCGGCCAGCAAGGCGGTAATGGCCATGGTGGGAGTGGAGGTGGGACCGACGCGGCCGCCCTTGCGTTGGTTGAGCGAAACCGAGAGGCAATCACTGCACCGGGAGCTGGAGCGGCTGGGATTCTGGGAATGGTTGGGCAAAACGGCATAA
- a CDS encoding DUF5060 domain-containing protein: protein MDGTDMLTQSITALTTNSNSSNMRRNLTPACIATAALLLAAAIVPANPAGLPLHQPRQPDGRGEITISGELKQWHKVTLTVDGPFAHEQDKEPNPFTDYCLTVEFVHESGAPRYRVPGYFAADGNAAHSSAEAGTRWRAHLSPDKPGRWTYTISFLRGPQAALQDKPTGAPVIGHGRTGSFTIAPTDKTGRDFRARGRLQYVGKHHLQFAGTSDYFLKAGADAPENLLAYADFDGTHSRKLNRQARPGEALPAGLKTWQAHVADWRPGDPTWKDGKGKGLIGALNYLAGKGCNAFSFLPYNVGGDGNDVWPFVEPTEKMHYDCSKLDQWGIVFEHATRLGLYLHFKLQETEMDDNRLGDRDTPATVPAALDGGALGPERKLYCRELIARFAHALALNWNLGEENTQTPEEQRAMARFIRDTDPYHHPIVVHTYPHWQDRVYPPLLGDQSVLTGASLQNGWDQTHQRTLKWIQESAKAGKPWVVANDEQGPADLGVPPDPGYAGFNGKAQQGNRTYDLHDIRKLTLWGNLMAGGAGVEYYFGYKLPQNDLACEDWRSRDRSWDYCRLALQFFADHKIPFWEMRNANALIGNLKNDNSKYCLAKTGEIYLVYLPNGMQSGPVELDLTGAAGVFKVQWFNPRAGGPLQNGSLTTVNAGAKVSLGAPPADPAEDWLAVVQK, encoded by the coding sequence GTGGACGGTACCGACATGCTGACGCAAAGTATCACCGCTTTAACTACCAACTCCAACTCCAGCAACATGCGCCGCAACCTCACCCCCGCTTGCATTGCCACGGCCGCCCTGCTCCTCGCAGCGGCCATTGTGCCGGCCAACCCTGCCGGCCTGCCCTTGCACCAGCCCCGACAGCCCGATGGCCGGGGCGAGATTACCATTTCAGGCGAATTGAAACAGTGGCACAAGGTCACGCTGACGGTGGACGGCCCCTTCGCCCACGAGCAGGACAAGGAGCCCAACCCCTTCACGGATTATTGCCTCACGGTAGAATTTGTGCACGAGTCCGGCGCGCCGCGCTATCGCGTGCCCGGTTACTTTGCGGCCGACGGCAACGCGGCTCATTCCTCCGCCGAGGCAGGCACGCGATGGCGCGCCCATCTTTCCCCGGACAAACCTGGCCGGTGGACTTATACCATTTCCTTCCTTAGAGGCCCGCAAGCCGCCCTGCAAGACAAACCCACCGGCGCACCCGTAATCGGTCACGGCCGCACCGGCAGTTTTACCATCGCGCCCACAGACAAAACGGGCCGGGATTTTCGCGCCAGGGGCCGGCTGCAATACGTGGGAAAACACCACCTGCAATTTGCGGGCACCAGTGACTACTTCCTCAAAGCCGGCGCCGACGCCCCAGAAAATCTCCTGGCTTATGCGGACTTTGACGGCACGCATTCCCGCAAACTCAACCGCCAGGCGCGCCCCGGCGAGGCCTTGCCTGCGGGACTTAAAACCTGGCAGGCCCACGTGGCGGACTGGCGGCCGGGCGATCCCACCTGGAAGGACGGCAAAGGCAAGGGCCTGATTGGGGCGCTCAATTACCTCGCCGGCAAAGGCTGCAACGCCTTCTCTTTCCTTCCCTACAATGTCGGGGGCGATGGAAATGACGTTTGGCCTTTTGTCGAGCCCACGGAAAAAATGCACTACGACTGCTCCAAACTCGACCAATGGGGCATCGTGTTCGAGCACGCCACCCGCCTGGGATTGTATTTGCACTTCAAATTGCAGGAGACAGAGATGGATGACAACCGCCTCGGCGACCGCGACACCCCGGCCACGGTGCCGGCGGCGCTGGACGGTGGCGCCTTGGGGCCGGAGCGCAAACTGTATTGCCGCGAGCTGATTGCCCGCTTTGCCCACGCCCTGGCGCTCAACTGGAATCTGGGCGAGGAAAACACCCAGACCCCCGAGGAACAGCGCGCCATGGCCAGGTTTATTCGGGACACCGACCCGTACCACCACCCCATCGTCGTCCATACTTATCCGCACTGGCAGGACCGCGTGTACCCCCCCCTGCTGGGCGACCAATCGGTGCTGACGGGAGCGTCCCTGCAAAATGGCTGGGACCAAACACACCAACGCACCTTGAAATGGATTCAGGAATCGGCCAAGGCCGGCAAGCCGTGGGTGGTGGCCAATGACGAACAAGGCCCGGCTGACCTGGGCGTGCCGCCGGATCCCGGTTATGCCGGCTTCAACGGCAAGGCCCAGCAGGGCAACCGAACTTATGATTTGCATGACATCCGCAAGCTCACCCTCTGGGGCAACCTCATGGCGGGCGGCGCCGGTGTGGAGTATTACTTCGGCTACAAATTGCCGCAAAACGACCTGGCCTGCGAGGATTGGCGGAGCCGCGACCGCTCCTGGGACTACTGCCGATTGGCCCTGCAATTCTTTGCCGACCACAAGATTCCCTTCTGGGAAATGCGCAATGCCAACGCGCTCATCGGCAATCTGAAAAACGACAACAGCAAATACTGCCTGGCCAAAACCGGCGAAATCTACCTGGTCTATTTACCCAATGGCATGCAGAGCGGGCCGGTGGAATTGGACCTGACAGGCGCCGCCGGCGTTTTCAAAGTGCAGTGGTTTAACCCGCGCGCGGGCGGACCTTTACAAAACGGCTCCCTCACGACGGTCAATGCTGGCGCCAAAGTTTCCCTGGGCGCACCCCCTGCCGACCCCGCAGAAGACTGGCTGGCCGTGGTTCAAAAGTAA